CTGCGACCACGACAAAAGGTGTAGCGCTAAGGGCTCGGCACGGTCCGCCGCACCCAGTTCGCGGAACTGTCCGGTCAGCCAGTCGCGGAACAGACCGAGGATATCGGCCGCCCTGCCCTTTGCTGCGTGATCGAGTTTGGCGAGTTCGGAACACAGGGTGCCGACCGGACAGCCAAAGGCCATGATCTTCGCGCGATTGGCGATCAGCATCCGGATGAACAACACAATGCGTTGGCGGGGGTCATCGCCCTGATCCTGCCAAGCGTCGAGCATATCCCGCGTGCGCGCGATCCGGCGCGTGATGACGGCATCCAGAATATCATCCTTGGTCTTGAAATGATGATAGAAATTCCCGCGCGAGATGCCGACGGCCATTGCGATATCGGCAAAGGATGTGGCGTCAACCCCACCTTCATAGAAGAGGGTATCGGCCTTTTCGACAATAAGGGTCCGGGTGGAGGCGGTCATTACAGCTTATCCAGTTTGGTCAAGAAGAAATAGGACAAACGTCCTAATAAGTCAACGGGAAGCCAACTCAGCATCGCCGCCCAAAGAAAAAGCCCGGCCACAGGGGCCGGGCGCGTTGCGGAAATGAAATGTCGGGACGGGGCGACCAAAGCCACCCCGCCAGAGGATCATCCAGCAGCGGCCATGTGCTGCAACCCTTCTTCGTCGTCGGCCTGAACGCTTTCCTCGCCATCGCCCGTTAGGAAATCGGGCAGTTCGTCGGATTCGTCCTCGATGGCCGACACGGCCAAGGCTTCGCCGCCACCATCGAGCATGCGCAGCAGCTCGGGCAGCCAACAGGCGCTCGGCCTCTTTGGCCATGTCACCCTTCTTCAGATGCCCGATCAGTTCGGCGGCACGCTCGCCCGCGCCGTCGCGCACCCCCTCAAGGTTGCGCGGTTTGGTCACGCGGCCGAGGTAGTTGCCAACGGTCGGTTTCCAACCCACCGCAACCATGTCGAGGCCGGTCGCCCGCGCCAGACGGTCGGCCTGAGACAGACGTGCCTCCAGCCCGTGCTGGCTGATACCCCCACCGCTATAGGGATTGGGCTTTTCGTAAAGCGCGTTGATGACGAAGCTGATGCAATGGGTCAGCAGGTCCATGCGGCTGGCGCGTATCGACATCAATTGCCATGCAGTTTGTTCTTGACGCTTTGGATCAAGCAATGTGGCAAGGAGGGACGCCTGATGGCAATGCTTCAATTCATCACTCGGCGTCCGTGGATCGCAATATCTGTC
Above is a window of Roseinatronobacter sp. S2 DNA encoding:
- a CDS encoding TetR/AcrR family transcriptional regulator, which translates into the protein MTASTRTLIVEKADTLFYEGGVDATSFADIAMAVGISRGNFYHHFKTKDDILDAVITRRIARTRDMLDAWQDQGDDPRQRIVLFIRMLIANRAKIMAFGCPVGTLCSELAKLDHAAKGRAADILGLFRDWLTGQFRELGAADRAEPLALHLLSWSQGVAVMASALRDEPFIHREVAGIEHWLANLPELSPSP